The nucleotide sequence ctcctcacacccagagccccaccgaccaaCGACGACGTCATGCCCCAGCAGCCTAGGCACAAGCGACGCCTAGGCCGTCGCTCTTATCGCGCTCGCCAGGTGCAGTGCAGGTGGGACCACCCCAACACCGCGCAAGCTTAGGGCGATGCACCGTGCTCCACCAGCATCCCATGCCCGGCTGCTAGTATAGAAtccctagttggggacctatctagcttaagcctgggcaagggaaagacgccggtggcgtgcaatgacgccccatcatcaagctctgccccgccacctcctgaggggtTGACTCCGGTGGAGCGAAGCTCGGcggtggcaccatccccgtacccctttgggttgagaaatgccaccgccacctatgcttctgcctatgcttccgctcacatggagccctcaggacgccaccaacatTTTGCCCTCGACCTCGATGCCActacctcgacccacacccacattgactcctcagaggaggacaaGGCGTGGGCCGGACTAGACTTCTCCAGGCTTCACGACCCTGAAGCtatgcgccgcttcctggccgcgagcgactactgcttcggctaatctgattctgatgatgaaggcacttacgaccccactcgtgagtgcttccacatagagctcgggatgccgagcacgggtgatgaggatgaaggggcaggTCCTCGCTCCCCGCCCCCCGAGGGGGCGGGCGGCGCTGCACCTCCATGCGTTGAGCCCCGGGCTGCGCGGAACGAGGACCTTGCCCCCGAGGAACTTCGATGTCTAGACCTGGAGTAGCTCTATGAACTTCAGGCCAAGGTTGaataagaccgactccttctgcagtagcttcgagacactcttgagtaagagcagcggggtcacagtgatggcggagcagcccgacGGAGAGCTTACGACATCAaccgccgcatcaacaacgacgaaggggacgatcaACCCCCTCTTTtccatcgcgctagccagaacattgtGGTAGCGGCGATGCTACTCCGGacgatgcctgagccctctacctcggaggggcgaTGGGCCCACGAcgagctccgggacctcctcaaGACTGCCGCGGTGTAGCAGGCTGAGAGTTCCACGTCTTGATGGCATGGAGGCACCTTGGAACTTCCCATGGCACcacctcggtaggatagggaggccttggttcgtcctgagcctgctcgggcaccgatGGCCAATAGGGTCCCCTCAGTGCACGATTGCCTCGGTGATCGAcgtgaggcgcaaggcgaccacgatgtggtcagcaggcgacgacgccacgacaacgaggggcccgcccgaggctaccacccgtaCCGAGGTGGTCACTATGATAGTGGGGAGGAtcgcagtccttctcctaggccacctggcccttgagtctttagcagagctatccgtGGTGCTCATTTCCTGGCCTAGTTTCGGCAActggccaacctcacaaagtacagcggtgagaccaaccctgagCTTTGGCTAGCTGATTAccgcctagcttgtcagctaggcggtgtggacggtgacctgctcatcatctgcaacctcccgttgttcctgtcagactcgacgCGACcctagctcgaacacctccctccctcgtagATCCAAAACTAgcgtgacttggtaaaggtctttgtcgggaatttccagggcataTACGTGTGCCccaggaactcctaggacctcaagagttgtcgctaggGGCTGGACGAGTCTCTTCGAGGCTTCATCCGACACTTTTCcaagcagtgcaccgagttgcccagcgtcggcgacttagaaattgtccaggctttcctcgccggcaccacttgtcgagacctggtccgagagttaggtcgaaACATGCCAACCTCAGCGaccacgctcctcgacatcgccaccaacttcgcctcgggcgaagaggctattggggccatcttccccgacagcgacgctAAGGGGGAGCGGAAGGATGAGGCCCCCAGGGCCttggcctcccacctccctaggaaaaagaaaaagggttgccaagggaagcaggaggtcctcgaggctggTCTGGTCATGGCTGCGGATCGCAAGAATTCCCGAGGCCCCAGGCTCTTCgatgatatgcttaagaagccctgtccttaccaccagggcccagtgaagcacaccctcaaggagtgcaccatgctctggcTCTACTATGCCAAGCTTGGACTCCCCAACGACGAGGCCAAGAAGAGGGGCACCGAcgatagggacaacgacaaggacgatgggttccccgaggtgcacaacgacttcatgatcttcggcgggccttcagcgtgcctcatggTGTGCCagtgaaagagggaacgccgagaggtcttctcggttaaggtggccactccctgatACCTCGACTAGTCTTGAGAGGTGATCgcctttgatcaggatgaccaccccgattatgtcacaaatctcgggcagtacccactcgttgtcgacccgatcatcggcaacacccggctcaccaaagtgttgatggacggaggcagcggcctcaacatcctctatgccaacaccctggagctcctagagctcgaccagtcgcagctccgagGTGATGctgcgcctttccatggcatcgtgctagggaaacgcACGTGATCCCTCTGGCGTATCGACTTGCCCGtttgcttcggcactccctccaactaccgtaaggagaccctcacctttgaggtggttgggttcaagggaacctatcatgccatcctagggcggccatgctacgccaagttcatggcgatccccatctacacctacctcaagctcaagatgtcgggtcccaacggtgtcatcactatcgagtccacgtacaagcatgcatacgactatgacatcgaatgcatcgagtatgccgaggctctcgtggaggccgagaccctcatcatcaacctcgaccagcttggtagcgaggcgcctgactctaAGAGTCGCGctaggactttcgagcccacggaggctGTCAAGCTCATCCTGATCGACCCCACCAGCTCcaatgaccgggcgctgaggatcaacgccaccctcgacagcaaataggaagtcgtgctcgtcgactttctccacaCAAATGCTGATGTATtcacatggagtccctcagacatgccaggcataccgagggaattcaccgagcatgccttagaCATCTGGGCCGGCTCTAGATCGGTGTGGCAGCGCCTACGCCAATTCAacaaggaaaagcgcagggccatcggcgaggaggtgcagaagcttttagtggccggattcatcaaggaagtgtcccatccggagtggttagctaatcctgtattagttaagaagaaaatgggaagtggaggatgtgtgtataCTACATCGATTTGAATAAGGCAtgcccaaaagtccctttcccattaccatgaatcaaccaaatcattgactccactgcgggatgcaaaaccctatccttccttgatgcgtattctggttaccatcaaatcaagatgaaagagtctgaccagctcgtgacttctttcatcacaccattcggcatgtactgctatgtgaccatgccgttcggccctagaaacataggggccacatactagtggtgcatgacctaggtctttggtgagcacatcgggtgaaccatcgaggcctatgtggatgacatcgtggtcaagtccaggaaggccagtgatctcgtcggtgacttggagatagccttcaaatgccttagagagaaaggCATCatgctcaaccccgagaagtgtgtcttcggggtcccccgaggcatgctcttagggctCATAGTCTTAGAACacgacatcgaggccaacctagagaaggtcttggctgtgaccaacatgggaccaatccaagacctcaagggagtacaaagagttatgggatgccttgcggccctgagccacttcatctcatgccttggcaaaaaaggcttgcctctataccgcctcttgagaaaatccgaatgcTTTtcatggacccccgaggccgaggaagccctcgccaagctcaaggcattgctcaccaatcctcctgtcctggtaccgtcggccaaggatgaggccctcttactctacgtcgccgcaacaacccaggtggtcagcgcggccatggtggttgagaggcaggaagaagggcatgctctacccatccaacgacctatctacttcatcagtgaagtgctctccgagaccaagacatgctacccccatatccagaaactaatctacgccatagtcttggctcgacgcaagctgcgtcactacttcgagtcccacccggtggtcgtggtgtcatctttccccctgggagagataatccataaccgggaggcctcaggtaggatagccaagtgggccatcgaactcatgggggaagccctatcttttgtgcctcgaaaagcaattaaatctcaggtcttggccaattttgtggctgagtggaccgacacccaactgccacctgctcaagtctaggCGAAATGCTAGACCATATACTTCGATGGGTccttgatgaagaccggggcaggcacgggtctgctcttcatctcacccctcggagtgcacatgcgctacatgattcacctccacttcaccgcctccaacaacgtagccGAGTACGAaaccctcgtcaatggcttgtagatcgccatcgaacttggagtatggcGTCTCAACATACGGGGTGATTcgtagctcatcgtcgatcaagtgatgaaggagtcgaactaccatgaccccaaaatggaggcgtactgcaaccTGGTATGtcaccttgaagacaagttcgacggtcttaaactcaaccacatcgtgcAAAAATTTAATGAGGCCACGGATGAACTGACAAAGATAGCATCGGCACAGGCCCTGGtcctgtcgacaaaatatggtcggcagtccaccgagggggtgcccgtggtggtagattgtcggtagacggtgcgtgtaatcaggaaccagatggtgacacaaggcgcagagacagcgatttagacaggttcgggccatctaatcgacgtaataccctacgtcctgtgtctttggtgtattatattgagatgtatacaaattaacttgtcctctaggggacccttgtctctccttatatactccgaagagacaaggttacaagtaaagtatccaattttggtactattacaatatctagtacaacttgtaatcttgctatgcactccttgatcttacgggctgggccacctcggatggtgtggcccatgtaccatcttgtggtacccgggggtatatcccccatagctagtccccgagtgccatgtattctgatgcgacacgccattttaaccttctccgaacagtaaggcttgagttcttgacatctccgaccgccgttgtcgccggagaagtaggttgtccgaagaatgtatggtgctcttaagaagaaagaaaaagatttctgtcctgggaagtgtgcccacttgtatttctgaaaagaaatgtaagtgcatcttgaagcgtagcgtctttgatcatcagaggcataggggtcgaaaaacaaacacattcaccgcaaggtgaagtgtgcccacttagtccccgagcctggtagtaggtgacgtaggcacgtggtgccagggtctaaaaagaattcccagttaagttgagaatccaatcatcgtacaggcgatacgagatgcaccggcaggtgcattgtaccgatgtagtccctgagcttgctggaaggcgaggtatgagccttgtagcaaggtctaagtgagaaaaaatatcccaactgtatgcgagttgccagtcacatgtagtcgagacgcaaagtccccgagccgtggtcggagagtggttgaggcagtccccgagctacGGTCGAGGAGCGAGacacaaagtccccgagccgtggtcagagagtggtcgaggcattcagtccccgagcacatgtcaaggagcgagcgacaaagtccccgagccatggtcagagagtgatcgaggcattcagtccccgagcacaggtcgaggagtgagcgacgaagtccccgagccgtggtcggagagtgatcaaggcaggcagtccccgagcacaggtcgaggagcgagcgacgaagtcctcgagccatggtcagagagtgatcgaggcaatcGCCGAGCCAtagtcgagaagcgagcgacgaagtccccgagcatagctcgaaattcctacaatataaatatgtagaatagtagtacatgatgtataaaataataaattatggagaaaaaatcagcggtgaagaaatagcgtatgacgctcagtagtcatttgcgaatgagcatgatgtgataaagcagttggtgctttataaacatcagtgttaatgtgaagtttgtgtttatacttaatataaactacccaaccagttagtatgtagctgagtcttcggccctagctagcccgttaaccataacatggggcacggagcccgtgcacgtgtaggaagaacaaagcgtcgctaaggagccgctgtcgaccacccataacacagagggtagacgctcatgcatgtgtagggaggagccagagacagggccgtctctagaggcatcgagcgtcaacatgactggtcgaggatttgcattaagtatagctatatgttatatttaagatagtatacatggacaaatgttatttgaagaataatcatgacgaggacatttgtggagaaacgtcgtaatgaaaattgtattaattataaatattagaagtgtacttatctttgatagaaatctggtcggtggcgatgaagttgtccggtcctcgagctttccaaCATGTCAtcatgacggtggtcgcggttgtcgtagcgccgttcttcgcggcaatcatcattgcgacgtggtctggtggtcgatgtgatcagagctcggcggagctgcttgagatgtggtcgacgtggtcgtggtcgacgtggtcggagctcagcagaGCTACTcaagatgtggtcgacgtggtcgcagtcgacgtggtcggagctcggcggagctgctcgggatgtggtcgatgtggtcacggtcgacgtggtcgaagctcggtggagctgctcgggatgtggtcgacatgtcgcggtcgacgtggtcagagctcggcgtGGCTCACTTAGCGGCTCGCTTGGTTCGACGTGACTCGCTTGATGGCTCGGCGTGGCTCGCCGACGGCTCACTTGATGACTCAACGCGTGGCTTGCTTGGACGGTTGTGCATCGTTCAGTGCAAAACCATTGTTCTTCTGTGCCAAATTTGGCGTCGTCTTGCCTCTACCCAGCAAGATCGAAGTACGCTGCCAGTCCTACCGCCATGGAAGCTGCAGATAATCATGAAGCAGATGGTAGAAGCATACGACACGCAATAGAATGcttaatctaaaaatagaaacatGACTTAGCTCATTATGGGCGCGTGCAGGCTTGCATCATACGTATATGCTGTACGTATGTGTACATACACCCATACGAGCAATTAAATTAGCCTTGCATGGTGGTGTAGATTATCACGTCATCGAGAGGCTACGGAGATCAAGGCATCGTGCATGCTGTCATGCATTATGACTCCTAGTAGCCGATTGGATCTTGCAGAATGCGTGAATGCTGATTGTTTGCATGTCCAACCAATGAGGTACGTGGGCGCTCTTCTGTCGTTAATTGCTTGGTGTACATGCTCCACATGAGATACATCTTGGATTTGCTCTGGGATCTTGTTGGCTGGTCCACGCATGGCACCGCTGAGTACTCCGAGCTCTGTAGCCCTATCTTGCTGGATCCAATCTGCCAAGATGGCTCGCGCAGGAAGCATGGCTAGTCTGGTTGTAGACCGTAGTTGTTGTTGCCGAAGGACGcccgccgccgcacgctcaaaGCGCTATTGCGAGTTACGTTTGGCACCGGGGCTTGATCGTCGTAGTCCACCGAAGAACGTCGCTGGGTTGCGGCTAACATTGTTGGTGAAGAAAATTCCATCTAGTTCACCATGGATCAGCGCGCACGCCCCtaaaggggtcccctacctggcgcgccactatcgacaaaatatggtcggcagttcaccgagggggtgcccgtggtggtagattgtcggtagatggtgcgtgtaatcaggaaccagatggtgacacaaggcgcagagacagcgatttagacaggttcgggccgtctgatcgacgtaataccctatgtcctgtgtctttggtgtattgtattgagatgtatacagattaacctgtcctctaggggacccttgtctctccttatatactctgaagagacaaggttacaagtaaagtatccaattttggtactattacaatatctagtacaacttgtaatcttgctatgcactccttgatcttacgggccgggccacctcggatggtgcggcccatgtaccatcttgtggtacccgggggtatatcccccacaggtccccccaaacatctttgctagagacctcgacaagccttccatcgaccatGCCTCAGCGGCGGAAGAAGGCCCACTGGTCGAGcccaccgtagggcccgaggccccctctatcaccgaCACCCCTTCagccgagcctgaggtcatggaagtcaacacggagcctcccgaggccaactagggcatggactggcaagtcccgttccttgattgccttgttcgaggagagcttcctgcagacaagaccaaagcccgatggcttgcacgatgagccaaaacttatgtcctcagcaacggcgagttgtatagaCGAAGCCCATCTAgcatcctccaacgatgcatcacctcCAAGGCAGgctaagccctactttgggacttgcacatggGAGCCTAAGGGCACCATGCAGTGCCTCGAACGCTtgtcggaaacgccttccgccaagggttctactggccaacgatagttgctgacgccaccaagctcgtacgctcctgcgaaggatgccagtactacacacggcagacgcatctcctggcccaagccctccaaaccatccccattacatggccattcaccgTATGGGAGcttgacatggttgggcctctgcagaaggcccccaggggctacacccatctgctggtagtgatcgataagttctccaagtcgatcgaggctcgtccaatcaatcaaatcaaatctgagcaagcggtgctattcttcactgatatcatccataggttcggggttccaaacaccatcatcactgacaataggacacaattcaccagccacaagttcctaacattctgcgacgaccaccacatccatgtggcctggtcagccataggacaccctaggacaaatggccaagtagaacgtgccaacggcatgatcctacaaggcctcaaaccaagaatatacaaccggttgaagaaatttggcaagaaatggcttgccaaactcccgtcagtcatctggagcctgaggaacactctgagccaagccacggggttcacaccattcttcctggtctatggagccgaggccatcctccccactgacttggagtacggttcccagaggctacaggcctacaacgagcaaagcaaccgcactgcccgcgaagacaccctcgaccaactggaggaagcccgagacgttgtgcTGCTACATTTGGCCAAGTATTAGCAAGCCCTATGATGCTATCAAACCTAGcgcattcgaagccaagacctgaaggtgggcgatctggtgctgagactgagacagagcaataagggccgccacaagctgacgtcgccatgggaaggaccgtacatcgtcgcccaagtactaaagcccAGAACCTATAAgctggccaatgagaagggcaaaatcctcaccaatgcttggaacatagaacagctatgtcgcttctacccttaaatttccaagcattgtatacattatttctcgaaatacaataaagaaacgttctttagttgttctaatttttcgagaaaccccccgagcccatcatgGGGCTCAGCATtatgataacaccataagggagactcggctctacctctgcagaactgagcctcccttgggggctagaaggggggatcccccctaagtcccagacaccattttttagtcgttctttcaaaaaaatttctacgccaaactctctagcgtgctctgacaaatcgattgtaaaaaacctaaggaccaaaaggctgtctcaaggccaaaaggccggccgagccacgagacggcctacgcctctaggctatggcactccctcaccaccttttgcctgagggtagcttaggctccgaggaagttttttgcaagaaatATGTttagagacgagacagagggcagaggctcagaaatacaataaaaaatgattaaaaagcattgacgcataagtactttaaaaaaggcctcgatggccacaagtgttacggtacaataataatcctaatctatttacatggcccctttggcctaggtcaaggccCAGGTTCGCCAGCGTCGGCGGATGGTGTGGGAGGAACtacctcctcttcgaatagcttggCTAGCGCCATGCTAGGGCCCTCAaccacctccatcagcttcgtgacctcctcatcggcctcctcgtcatcctcagctaagacatagccgtcgctgacagcctcaagGTCGATGCTGGCGTAGTGTGAGGAGACAACGGCCAAGGCATGCTTGATGCCCGTATGCAGTGCCCCCAGAGTTGCTCGCGCACTTCGCCGTTCAACGTGatcaagcggctcctaagggagctgcccgactcgaccccctcaacctctagggcctcgtaagcggtacgggcggcgctctacagcgcgttgtgctccccaatctcggcttcgagcaccgcctgcacttcaACAGAGGCCTCAGCTACCCAAGAGACCTCCTCCTCCAACCCTGTGCCAAGACAAGTGGGATAgggttaagcacaaaaggaaataagccaaacaggggtGAAGGCcgatgggactcaccctcggctttctctttccagcttttgacctcgacccaagaggccttGGCCTTTTCCTTCTAGCCTAAGGCCTCGACCTAGGAGGCCTCAACCACTTTGAGGGCCTCTACTAGGGCGCCTTTTATCAGCAGGTGTGCGCCCTGCTCCGCCCCAGCTATCTAGcaatggccttggcagaggccatcgcttcttcaaCTTGGGACCTAACGGTGTCCTGCTCACCGGCCACctaggtcagctcctcctctggCTCCTTGATCCACGCCGCCAAAGGGGTGGCCTACTCTCGAGCCATGGCCGCCttggccttcatatcagcacatcgaaggcggaggtcctccacctctacgCTCTGCGCCAACAAAAGCTCGTTGGCATTGGCAAGCAAGTCCTTCTGCTGCCgaagctggtcctagacatccttctcccaccggaggaacaatgacttcctgagggaccgAGCCTTGAGCTCCTAGACAGGCAGAATAGGGGTCAAACACTGTGAGAAAACTCGAGAAAAAGGCAACACCGCACGAGAAAAGAAGGCACGTACTTGGGCAACGCCGAGCAGATCGTCAGCCACGACGGATAGTGCTatccgcagcgaccgctccgctaGACGGCAGTTATGCTCAAAAGAGCTCTAGCATCCCCGCTCGACCGCGTCCTtaagggcgaatagaggctcccccttagggtcgtcctggctccaccacaagacacacgggtgatcccacccatggggctcgggttgtacccgcacgagggccaagcttccctcaccagaggtcagagctggctgctccatgGTACCGGCTGCCTTGGCATCTACCACCTCCCTCCCCCAGGAAGTATCATtagaggagattgaatgaacctctgCTTCTCGGGCGCTCCCCTACGATGGCGGCGGGCCTTGGACCAGGGGCGGTACCGAGGCTTGCCCTGCCTCCGTTTCTGCTTCTTGGGCCATCGGCTCCACCGCGCCCATGACAGCCTCGTCCTCGGTGGTCTCAGGGGCTTCGGCCTCCGCCACCCTGGCCTTGGTGGCCCTAGATGCCCCAgcctccgtcgcctcggcctcggaggTCTTAGGGGCCTCAGCCTCACCCTCAGTGGCCTTAGTGACTGagggcgcctcggccccatctgactcatggGCCTCGACCTCAAGGGATGTAGGCGCCTCATCCCCCGCTCGCTGCGAGGCTGCCttggtagcctctccttgggtgTTCGGCTCCTTTGGGTCAGCCTTGGCCGAGGCTGCGCCACGCTGTATGGTGGCTTGCGCCTCCATTacccattgggcggtggagctggtgctcaccttgagcgccttacgtggcgctAGGGCAGGCACTTCCGCCTAACGCTTCCGACTGAGGGCAAGGCATTCACAAGGTCAGCATACTACCGAGGGATGAGCGGGAGGTGCTATAACTCCACTAACAAGACACTTACCTCGAGCGGGGACACAACCGGTTCTGCACTGCATCCCTCATCCTTCGCAACGGTGGCGGTAGCGGCAGAGGCACGGCCTCCGTGTCCACCGGTGCTGGCCGGCCCTCGCCAGACTCCAACGCCCCCTCAACCCTTTGCAGAGGTGGTTGCATCGCCCCTGCCGCCGCCTactccacctccgccgtcgagcctaccgggctgacggcatgcttccctaacgcccgtgcctcgggcacGTTGGCCTCGGCCCCAGGGTGGGCAATCGCCAGCcccgaggcatcctctcctcctcctcctaggaatgCCAGGCCACTCGCCGACGCCCCGAGCACCGTCCccctgatgtcagggagatggtctaggggtcCCCACCCTGCCTCTGCTGCTGGCGGCGTTTCTCTAGCTCCTcgcgctcaaggttcttcctcttgcgctttgcctcctcggcGTTCTTCCACTTCTTTTGCACATCGGCGTGCACCTGGTTCACCGCCCACCGCTCTgcatcctcgggaacgggcgacgGGGAGGCtcacacgtccctcatcccctgtaggaacggcagacacaaataagggaacaagaaaatgcgaggagcaaggaggcctcaggggccacagcggcgtgtgacttaccagagagaggtacccccatGACAGACGCATCATGAATAGGGTCAGACCATTGCTCCTCAGccacccctccaccatctctctcacccgacatagaatctcctcgtcgAAGAGGGCGACGGCAGACATCCTGACACCATTGATCGGCTCATCCgatgtcatctcgaacaggcgctgccatcgagccatcagcggcagcaccctctagcggtggaaggccgccacgaccacagcaGCTGTAAGGCCATGGCTGcgcagcctctctagcccctctaggagtgactgtagcttgggctgatcaaccaccggaacgccatacctccacttctccggttGGCTCTCCATGAcctgcccggtgtaggggggaagtccaccgtcataattgcggaggtagaaccagctgttgtaccagcgacGGTTAGACGACGCGAGCTAGGCTAGGATGTAGAGGGGTTGctggtcttggcgcacttggagagtgcagccgccggccctcatcgccttccgcaTGCCCATCATGCCCATTGGCTTGGTGGTAATCCCCGCctaaaagaggtggagccacagctcctagtggggggcaatgcctaagtacccctcgtagacggcgacgaagatggccacctgcgcgatggagttggggttgaagttgtggagctccacgccatagtagtgcaggagcgcccgcatgaaccggtccaccaaCAGGCCGAGACCGTGCTTGTGGAAGGCTacaaagctcacgacgtagccatcgcatggcctcggctccggctca is from Miscanthus floridulus cultivar M001 chromosome 7, ASM1932011v1, whole genome shotgun sequence and encodes:
- the LOC136465375 gene encoding uncharacterized protein, which produces MEAQATIQRGAASAKADPKEPNTQGEATKAASQRAGDEAPTSLEVEAHESDGAEAPSVTKATEGEAEAPKTSEAEATEAGASRATKARVAEAEAPETTEDEAVMGAVEPMAQEAETEAGQASELKARSLRKSLFLRWEKDV